In Vespula pensylvanica isolate Volc-1 chromosome 15, ASM1446617v1, whole genome shotgun sequence, the genomic stretch TCCTGAGATGAATGAAAATCTCTTGTTTTAACTTACGATCTATCGGAAAGCATTTAATGTCGATTTCTACGAgactgtttttctttctttctttctttctttctttctttctttctttctttctttctttctttctatctgtctacttttttataacatttgttattttatttcatttcattttattttatttattcttttttctgaatGGAACAAAAATACGACACGCactatcgtaaaataaaataacgcgAACACTCGACGAAATACAAATTCGTCAATCTTCGATTCGATCTAATTGTAAAACTACGCGTATTTTTtgaacgtaaatatatatttggtatgaaaaaacaaataaagcgaattcttaatttttttgtttttactttgaaaaaatctaactttttataatcgtgtctctttctcttttttttcttctctttttctctctctttctttctatctcgttcgCGCATGTGCATtctttacgattttctttGCCAAGAGAAAATCCGTCACCCACGTTCTCTCGTCAAACTCACGATAAATGTCAAGGTGACAACTACGAGAGATCTATTTttacagataaaaaataataacctACGAAGCGCGGTTCGATCGTGCATAAAATCgacgaaagatatatatctctttcgttAACCATCGCGTTGCTTACTTCTctaatcattttttcaaacTCGATCTGtacattttttctaatagGACAATCCATAgaggaaataaagataaaaatgatgataatggtCATACGACAATGATCATgaatgacaacgacgacgacgacgacgacgacgacgacgacgacgacgacgacgacgacgacgacgacgacgatgatgatgatgatgatcctTTCGTCGAGCGTTCGCGTTTCTCGTCGCAtcgaatgtatatgtatatacgtacgtatgtatatatgtatgtatttacgatgaatatgtatgtaccatATTTAGTACTTATCACGAAAAAACACGTAAAACAGCAACCatagaaaaacatattttcgCACGTAATTCTAATGATCACAACAGCTTCGACGGCGATTAAATAACTCGTGTCACGATTTCCTTATAGCGACGACGCGACGCGTATGCGTCTCTCCTTCGTCGCGTCAGGTACATACGTTCATTCTAACGTGCACGTTGAGTATGTAtgcttgtatatatttatttatgtatgtatatatgtatatatgtatgtatgtatgtatgtatgtatgtatgtatgtatgtatgtatgtatgtaggacgcatgtatgtatatatgtacacgtgcATATTCCCGCGAAAcatccctctttcctttttattatatttttaacgtgACGGATAATAAATTCTAAGTAGCATCGTTACAAAAATCTTACAACTATTCAACAAAAAGCAATCTCGTTAACAACTCTTATCTATTTTGTTAAATCCCCCTCGTTTCCAGTCGTATGTtatatttgttctctctttcctctcttctttcatcgaCTCAGTCTTTCATCATGTTTcatcatatctctctctctctctccccctccctccctctctttctttctctgtctctctgtctctctgtctctctctctctctctctctctctctctctctctctttctctctctctctgtctctctctctctttccctctttcttttctatttttttgttttgtataaaagaagaagcaggaagaaattgaaaaagaagaaaaaggggaaatgTGTGTCTTTTCTATGCTCGCATTATCACGCAGGGATATTGATAATCATATAGAAAATGTCGATTTGCATTATCGACGGAGGTActaagtttatttttataattgtgtCCCTTACGATTATTAAGCTCGTATTAGATTTCGGTTTGAGATTTCTGGATTATATGGAAATGAAGGGATAATAATCTTCGAATAgacaatgagaaagagagagagagaaagagagatagagtattGATAATgggaacgagaaagagagaaagagaggaagagaggatagaagagagatagacgtcGCATTGgtcgattaaaaatgttttgtgCAAAATCCGATATCGTCTGGTGGAAGAAAGTTAATACTAAAATGGATCGACGACTCGTTATCCCCGAAGATAATTCACTCTCTATCGCGTTAAAGATGAAATTGTCGTGgtaaaatgagagagaaaagagaggatgatgatgatgatgatgatgatgatgacgatgatgacgatgatgacgatgatgatgacgatgacgatgatgatgatgatagtgaCAACGTCGATTATGATGATTGTTTGTTTGGCATGGAGTCGTTGGGACCgagtaaaattttatagagaattaagaataaaaatgaataacgaGATTACATGACCTCGCATTTCTCCTTCAGGCTTATCGCATTGTGACTTTCTACCGGCTGCAACGAGACGGAGCGATTCTTCTCGAGAGTAAGAAGATCCCGGAAGAGCGCGTTAACGTTGTGATTAGTCTTCGCGGATGTCTCCAAGAAACCACAGCCCCAATTGGCTGCTTCCGCTGCGCCTTCGCTCATCGAAACTTCGCGTACGGAAGGACTCTCGTCACATTTATTACCAACCTGTTCGAGAGAAGTAAGAAATGcaaatcgaaagagaatcCATCAGAAATGATCGTGAACTGGCAAGTAAGTAACAGATACATATTAACCACTTGCGCTAAGAAATAAGATACTATACAGGTCGATTATTCTTTAGCGAAAATGTGAACAATGATGCGTACCACGTCGTTTGTCATCGATAAGGTTTCGAGCGTAGATCAGTTCGGAAATATCGGATAGTTGAAtaacgtaaaaattatttgaataatatcagatcgttgtaaattattaaactgGACGCGTTCGTTACACGCGCCTCCTGAGATATTGCTACCAGCAGCGCGAGTGGTTAAATTTATGCTCTGCAAATGAATTGAGACTCTTTACggggaaacagaaaaaaaaaacaacgaaaacAAAACTATAGACTCTTACCAGCATTATCGGTATCTGTGAGATTTCTTGACCCTTCAGCTCCCTTATCACAGCCCAGATCGGTCGTAGCTCCTCGAAACTTTGCCGTGAGCATACCGAATATACCAGGATGAAGGCGTGACCCTTACTTATGGAGAGTCGTTGCATCGCGGGAAACTGATGGGAGCCGGTTGTGTCCGTAATTTGAAGCGTGCATATGTTTTTGTTGCAGCTTATCACctagaaatgattttttttatacgagacTCTCGCAAGGCGAAATTTCTCTGGCTCCCTCAATTTTTGGGGACATTCTCACACGCTTCTCGTCGCGTGCACAGCACGAATCCCACCAGTGTCCTCGCGATACTTAAGGACGaagctttctttttatcttttctttttgatcatTGCAGACCATCCCTGATAAACGCGaataatagaaacgaaagaagaaaaagagagaaaagagaatatataaattaaaaataaatcacttGGAAAAGTAATCTAGCCGGCTGACTAATAACTGTATATACTACTGTCGATTATACTACATACTATTACTACgcactattactattactactactactcttcGTACTAATTCTATTTTGATCGTATCACTAAtaagatataaacaaaattttttaatagaaccTACcactatcgatcgataatctcTTATAACATCGAATCTCATTGAATAACAAAATCAAAGATGCAATTATCTCAAAACATCGAATTCGATTAACATCGTTTCGTCATTGAATATCAACATTGATATCTACATATAATTCTAAGCGaaacgagagaggaaagaaaaaataacgacgagagaaaaaaggaaagaaaatacgtaaaCGCAGAAAGAATGGATAAGGACCGCGCGCGATGCGCGGCGAATCATGCACAGAAGAAACGTCGCTGCAAGTAACGTTGCGTTGCGTTACGTTGCGTTGCGCGTTGCGGTGCGCCAAAGGattaaaggaagaaggaagaaaggaaagaaggaaagaaaaagaaaggaaggatggAAAGATGGAAGGactggtaaaaaaaaaaccaatcgGAAACGATGTCGATTATACTTTACGTACTTACCTGTCTATAAGTATCCTCGATGGTTGGTATATAGGACTCACGAAAGGTTCCTTTCACGAAGCGCAGGACAAGAGAACTTTTGCCAACGCCACCCGCCCCAAACACGACGACACGATAGTCGTTGCTCTGCTCCGGCATCCTGACATCTGCCGTCCCGATGATATAAACCCCCGTCTTTCGGGGTCCCCTTTCCACGTTTAGGAGTGACTCGAAACCTCCTCGTCGGCCGACCTACCGCACACACGACGACCTAACGTCAGATGGATGAAGGAGTTGCGTtgagggtgagagaaagagagagacagagagagagaaagaaagagagagagagagagagacaaacagacagacagaaagagggaggcatcccctactactactaccaccaccactaccaccaccaccaccaccaccaccaccactactactaccatcgTCGTCACCCCCATATCCGTCTCACCGCACCGCACATCACACCGCatcgcaccgcaccgcaccgcaccgcaccaCCCACGACAATTCGAAACTTCGCGAAAAGGTTATGTCGCCCCTTCCCGCCGTCACTGATCTTTACGCGTACAGGAAATGCGACCTCTCTAATCGACACGCTGCACGGACTTTACGAACTtcatgaaatgaaagaagatattgTTAGAAAACGAATGCATTTTTGCTCTCGTAGGTTAATAGAAATGTAACAGATCGTTTAATCGCGTCgttaataattgatatcaaCATagtatattatcgataaaatttagtACCATTACTTACGACACGAGATCTTGCGTAtgatcgtttaataataatacgtcaAATCGTATTTGTTTCATCACGTTGGATATCTTGGAGGCAAATGATCGTTCCCTGACccttttttgaaagaaacgtATGTAGCGACGGCAGATGCGGTACGAACGGTGTTTATTCTCACGAAATACACGAACGAAGAATTTAATGAACCTGTTCGGTTGGACGACGCCCTCGAAGGAATATCGTTCCTCGTTGACGAAGGCTGCAGTTGTCAAGGTGGTTGCTCCTTTAATGTCAACCACCCTTCACTCTtgtactccttttttttttcttcttcaacaaTGACGACAATTGCAGAACACGTTAAGGAACTACGTAAAACACTACACTGATTCGCACGATGCGATAGGTGGAATCCTGGGAGAAATGCCGCTGCTTTGTTAGTTGCAAGCTCATCGACCGTCCTTGTGCACTATTATAACCACCTTCGATCCTCTCGTACACCTCTAACCGcttgaaaaatgataagatttatataattcttggAATGGAGGGACACGTTTACGCAAATCAATTCTCTTACTTGACTATTCTCGTACGATAGACCGAGAACACCGGTCGTACGACGTTATTTCGCCGATCGATTAAAGCACTTGCATCCGATTTTTCCGCGTCAACGACATCGGCATATTCggtactctctttcttcctcccgCCCATCATCCTTCCCACCGAGTAATCTATCCCCACTCCTACCACCCGGTTTACTCACACGCACGGTCGCTCCCACCTGCTCCGCAACGAACTAGGAGGATGCGCACGCACATTAGTCGTCGCGACTCGTTACGACGAGCGCGTGTGATTCTTGATTAGAGGTTATTTTGCGTTCGACGGGCGAATCGATCGTATCGGAGGAACGTAGGATttaaattcgtaataaataagaaaggataAGAAGGTTCTTACTCTTTTAGACTCGATTTAGATTACGTctaacgtctctctctctctctctctctctctctctctctctctctctctctctcttacgtaGTAATAGCAGATACATGCGTTAATACGTGCGCGTTACGTATACTTTACACCGAAGAAGAATCGCAGAAAATCAATAGGACGTCGCTTCATCGCGTACAACGCTCTTTGAACGTCGAATACGCATagtattcgataataaaaatataaatattctttcttatacaactttcttattttttacaaatatatacagacattttattcatttattattactcgaTATCACAGATGTATTACGTAGAAAACGAAGCTGACGAACGTTCGTTgattagaaaggaaaaaaaattaaggacAAATCTCGTTTATTTAGGTTTCTTTGAGTACTGGATTTTTCTTTGTGACGTCACTGCCCTCGTTTTCGATCGTATCGTAAGTCCACTTGCGATTGATCCTAAAGAAgcgatgtttctttttttttgtgtagaaataattgatatttactaACTTACGTAGACCATGTCGTAAAAAAAGTCACCTGCACTCGTGGCCACACTTTGAAGAGGAACATTTAGGACATGGAAAGTGACATCCCGCACATTCCAAACTTAAACAATCGCATAAATTGTCTCCGGTTATAACCCAAATACCTTCATCATTGTACAAGGTGTGACGTTTACTTCCTTGATACAAACGACGGTGTAAtttacgtttttctctttcgctacGTTCAGGAtcaaaatttcgaagaaattttttggtTATGTTGTCCACTGCTCTTTGTCTCGAACCTCGACCACCTCTCTACATTTCCATAACGTATAAAACAACACATTAATCTTTtgcgtaatattttttaatagttatagcataataaatattcatccaCTCgcgttttaagaaaatatgcaAATCAATATTTACAGATCGTGATGGCATTTCCACATTGTTTACTTGTTGCGTCGTAGCTTCCTTGGAAGACGAGTTCGTTTCCATGTtcgttttcaatattttttcgtcaGACATAATCTATTGTCACCGAATTATAAACTATatgtaaaaagtaatataatatcgcACACgacaatattaaaaagattctgTTATTTAGATAAATGAACACTATTATTGCACTTTGTACAATATTACGACAATACAATGGACTACAATAAACTATTCGTGTTAACGCGATAAAATAACCTATACTTTCAAAAACTCTAGTAGATctgtaacaaaatatatggcatatattttacaaatgagTTCTTTTTACATACGCCTCTACATCGATAATcgtaatatgtaaatttttaattatacaacacttgttgataaaaattgttttttcttatgtcTTACAAttgatatcaataatttttttgttttattcgtgAGCTAATTGGTTGACTCATTTCggttcgattcgattctaCTCGACTCGAATCGATTTTGCAATGCTCGACTTACTTCGATTCGATTCATTCGTGTTGTTTGGCATAACCTATCTATAAGGTATACAAAAAGGCAtggttatttattatagatgaaagattagtaatttatatataatggcTCACAAGACAaaggagaaagtaaaaatatataagaaaaaacgaCAAATTCctgaaagtaaaattattgaagATCTACAAGCAAAATACAATGATGTAAGTCTGATATTCGATTTAACCATTATTAACCTCATTCGatcataaaattatgtttctttttagattgatgaaactaaaataaaaaaatttattgatatgccattatcaaataaaacattgaagggattgaaagaaaataattatattgaattaacAGATATTCAAAGACAAAGTATTGGATTAGCTTTAAAGGGTAATGATATATTAGGCGCAGCAAAAACTGGTAGTGGAAAAACATTAGCATTTCTTGTACCGGTAAAAATTTGATCTTAGACATTGccatatcaaattatatatatatatatattgtttattatatctattgtattgtatatttttataggtattagaaattttatattgtaaacaATGGACAAGATACGATGGTGTTGGTGCACTTATTATTACACCTACAAGAGAACTCGCTTATCAAATATATGAAACTTTACGTAAGGTTGGTTTATACCATGATATTTCAGCAGGTCTGATTATCGGaggaaaagatttaaaatttgaaaagaaacgtatggatcaatgtaatattgttatatgtaCACCTGGTCGTTTGCTTCAACATATGGATGAAAATCCTCTCTTTGATTGTGTCAATATGcaggtatatattttattaatttatatagacaTATGAGAATATTCAAAGTTATATTTGtcatttatagatattaattctCGATGAGGCTGATCGTTGTTTAGATATGGGTTTTGAAAGAACAATGAATTCTATAATTGAAAATCTACCACCTAAGCGACAGACACTTTTATTCTCAGCAACACAGACTAAGtactcatatttatttttttgttatatcggttctaatattttctaaatttaataatatttttatatcttatgtaCTTAACGTTTTTTATTAGATCAGTTAGAGATTTAGCTAGGCTAAGTCTAAAGGatcctatgtatgtatccgTGCATGAACATGCTGAACATACTACTCCCGAAGGACTTCAACAGTCTTACATTGTTTGCTCTTTGGAAGATAAAATAGCAATGTTATGGTCTTTCTTGCGAAGtcatttgaaacaaaaaataatcgtgTTCTTTTCTAGTTGCAAACAggtatttcaaatattatttattcattttgttatttattaagtaCTTTGTTAACTATAATTggaacaattattataaaggtCAAATATGTTTATGAAGCATTTTGTCGTTTACGACCAGGAATAAGTTTATTAGCTCTGTATGGTACACTTCATCAGCTTCGAAGAATGGATATTTACGaatcattttgtaaaaaacaTTATGCTGTATTATTTGCTACAGATATCGCTGCACGAGGATTGGgtaatcgattatttcaataattgtttcttttataaagaaattgcGATTAACTAATATAATTTCAGATTTTCCTGCTGTAAATTGGGTAGTCCAAATGGACTGTCCTGAAGATGTAAATGCATATATTCATAGGGCAGGTAGAACAGCTAGATTTCAAGCAGGTGGAGAATCTTTATTAGTTTTACTACCATCTGAATTAGAAATGGTTCAACAACTTCAGGAACGTAAAATAccaataaatatgataaagtAAGATTATAAGAGTAGTATACATTCACGTTATGATAGACATAcgtatcgattattaattatttattccgtGTTTAGAATTAAtccaaataaattacattcgCCACATCGCAAACTTGAAGCATTATTGGCTCGAGATGTTTCTTTAAAAGGAAGTGCTCAAAGAGCTTTTGTAGCATATATTAAATCAGTTTTCTTAATGAAAGACAAACAAGTATTTAATGTAAAAGCTTTAAACACCGATGAATATGCAAGGTAAtagcaatatttaatatccaGATGATgtttagaagaaaatttaatttattaattttatgtgtgttcttttttctagaTCATTAGGTTTAGCTATTCCACCAAGAATacgatttttacaaaaaacgcaaaataatacttctaatatacaaaaagaaataaataaggagAGTAAAGAAAGTGATAATTTGGACATATGTAATAATAGCGAAACAAATAGATATACTTCTAACGAATCTGATAACGAAGATGACAATGTGATGAATCACATATCGCATGCTCGGAAACATGATAATATTAACTTTATGGAtggtaaattaaaataatgaaaatacataattttattacaattgttcttactattttttattacacagATGATAGCGACGACGATTTATTGACCGTGAAGAggagaaatatagatattgaTGATATGTCCGATGGCACCGAAAACATAAAAGATGATAagagtaataagaaaaaagttattacaAAAGTTGcaattgcaaaaaaaatacttaagaaaaaaataatccccAATAGTAAAAAAACTTTTGGTGATGATGGAAAGGTagtgttttattttgtatgttACAATCATCttgtacgtatattataaattctttctttatttgttttaattaaaaaatttaggaAGTGATAGATCCAATGAAAAGCAAAGTATCCGAATTTGccaagaaatatgaaaatgaaattgattctGGTATTAACATTGAAGTAGCAAAGCAAGTCTTACGTGAAGAAGACCAATTTGATAAACAGAGGtttagagaaaaaatcaaagaaaaacatcGCGAAGAAAAGCTTAAACTTAAAGCTAATAAAAAGGCAAAGAATAAAGATAAGAGTGATGATGAGGAATCACAGGAAGCAAATAGCGATGTAAGTGAAAGTGAATTTAGCGAACCAGACCTTTCATGGCTGCCAGATCCAGATAAAATAtatggagaagaaaaaacagaccTTAATGAAAATTCTCCAGATAATTTTGAAAGTACAGAAAATAGTATGATTCACAggtaaattgaattaatatttattgtaatatatctaAGTGAgcagaattatataaatgaaatgttaTGATTGCAGTCTTCccaaaagaaaactaatagtacaaaaagataaaaaggttaaaaagaaacgaaaaataatcaatgaagTTATAAATTCCGGCCTAAAAACAGATGAAGAATTAGCTTTACAACTTTTACAACAGTGAAgtgaatttaaatttttatatgtatttacaatgcaaataattgtaaaaaaatcatgttataaaaaatatttttaattctttttccttatttatatagtttatatagaGTGAATTACAGGATTATAGAAATTACACATTGTATAGGTACATGTGGtgtatataacattaatatttcattgat encodes the following:
- the LOC122634656 gene encoding ARL14 effector protein isoform X2, translating into MSDEKILKTNMETNSSSKEATTQQVNNVEMPSRSRGGRGSRQRAVDNITKKFLRNFDPERSEREKRKLHRRLYQGSKRHTLYNDEGIWVITGDNLCDCLSLECAGCHFPCPKCSSSKCGHECRNIASLGSIASGLTIRSKTRAVTSQRKIQYSKKPK
- the LOC122634645 gene encoding probable ATP-dependent RNA helicase DDX10; protein product: MAHKTKEKVKIYKKKRQIPESKIIEDLQAKYNDIDETKIKKFIDMPLSNKTLKGLKENNYIELTDIQRQSIGLALKGNDILGAAKTGSGKTLAFLVPVLEILYCKQWTRYDGVGALIITPTRELAYQIYETLRKVGLYHDISAGLIIGGKDLKFEKKRMDQCNIVICTPGRLLQHMDENPLFDCVNMQILILDEADRCLDMGFERTMNSIIENLPPKRQTLLFSATQTKSVRDLARLSLKDPMYVSVHEHAEHTTPEGLQQSYIVCSLEDKIAMLWSFLRSHLKQKIIVFFSSCKQVKYVYEAFCRLRPGISLLALYGTLHQLRRMDIYESFCKKHYAVLFATDIAARGLDFPAVNWVVQMDCPEDVNAYIHRAGRTARFQAGGESLLVLLPSELEMVQQLQERKIPINMIKINPNKLHSPHRKLEALLARDVSLKGSAQRAFVAYIKSVFLMKDKQVFNVKALNTDEYARSLGLAIPPRIRFLQKTQNNTSNIQKEINKESKESDNLDICNNSETNRYTSNESDNEDDNVMNHISHARKHDNINFMDDDSDDDLLTVKRRNIDIDDMSDGTENIKDDKSNKKKVITKVAIAKKILKKKIIPNSKKTFGDDGKEVIDPMKSKVSEFAKKYENEIDSGINIEVAKQVLREEDQFDKQRFREKIKEKHREEKLKLKANKKAKNKDKSDDEESQEANSDVSESEFSEPDLSWLPDPDKIYGEEKTDLNENSPDNFESTENSMIHSLPKRKLIVQKDKKVKKKRKIINEVINSGLKTDEELALQLLQQ
- the LOC122634655 gene encoding GTP-binding protein Di-Ras2, whose translation is MPEQSNDYRVVVFGAGGVGKSSLVLRFVKGTFRESYIPTIEDTYRQVISCNKNICTLQITDTTGSHQFPAMQRLSISKGHAFILVYSVCSRQSFEELRPIWAVIRELKGQEISQIPIMLVGNKCDESPSVREVSMSEGAAEAANWGCGFLETSAKTNHNVNALFRDLLTLEKNRSVSLQPVESHNAISLKEKCEVM
- the LOC122634656 gene encoding ARL14 effector protein isoform X3 is translated as MSDEKILKTNMETNSSSKEATTQQVNNVEMPSRSRGGRGSRQRAVDNITKKFLRNFDPERSEREKRKLHRRLYQGSKRHTLYNDEGIWVITGDNLCDCLSLECAGCHFPCPKCSSSKCGHECRINRKWTYDTIENEGSDVTKKNPVLKET
- the LOC122634656 gene encoding ARL14 effector protein isoform X1 is translated as MSDEKILKTNMETNSSSKEATTQQVNNVEMPSRSRGGRGSRQRAVDNITKKFLRNFDPERSEREKRKLHRRLYQGSKRHTLYNDEGIWVITGDNLCDCLSLECAGCHFPCPKCSSSKCGHECRKKHRFFRINRKWTYDTIENEGSDVTKKNPVLKET